A stretch of Cucumis sativus cultivar 9930 chromosome 2, Cucumber_9930_V3, whole genome shotgun sequence DNA encodes these proteins:
- the LOC101220556 gene encoding uncharacterized protein LOC101220556 isoform X1 yields MIEAVESSINGGFSHLQSCGDSSEEELSVLPRHTKVVVTGNNRTKSVLVGLQGVVKKAVGLGGWHWLVLTNGIEVKLQRNALSVIEAPTGNEEDDDLEFENLQWNRIDMASDDAQKSHKSRHKLHKSSGSSHKTMSRSLSCDSQSKSSVSAPQGSTKVDLSKLEMAALWRYWRHFNLVDAIPNPSKEQLVDLVQRHFMSQQLDELQVIMGFVKAAKRLKTVCK; encoded by the exons ATGATTGAAGCTGTGGAGAGTTCTATCAATGGCGGGTTCTCCCATTTGCAGAGCTGTGGGGATAGTAGTGAGGAAGAGCTTTCCGTGCTTCCTCGCCATACAAAGGTCGTTGTTACTGGAAACAATCGTACCAAATCCGTCCTTGTTGGACTTCAAGGCGTTGTTAAGAAAGCCGTTGGGCTTGGCGGGTGGCATTGGCTG GTTCTAACAAATGGTATAGAGGTGAAACTACAGCGGAATGCGCTTAGTGTGATCGAGGCTCCGACGGGTAATGAGGAAGACGATGATCTCGAATTTGAGAACTTGCAATGGAATAGAATTGATATGG CATCTGATGACGCCCAAAAATCCCACAAATCAAGGCATAAGTTACACAAATCATCTGGATCATCTCACAAGACAATGAGTAGATCTCTTTCCTGTGACTCACAGTCAAAGAGCTCAGTTTCTGCACCTCAAGGATCCACG AAGGTTGACCTTAGTAAATTGGAGATGGCTGCACTGTGGAGATATTGGCGACACTTTAATCTG GTAGATGCCATTCCAAACCCGTCAAAAGAGCAATTGGTAGACCTAGTTCAGAGGCATTTCATGTCACAG CAACTGGATGAGTTGCAGGTCATAATGGGTTTTGTGAAGGCTGCAAAGAGGCTGAAGACAGTGTGCAAATGA
- the LOC101220556 gene encoding uncharacterized protein LOC101220556 isoform X2 yields the protein MIEAVESSINGGFSHLQSCGDSSEEELSVLPRHTKVVVTGNNRTKSVLVGLQGVVKKAVGLGGWHWLVLTNGIEVKLQRNALSVIEAPTGNEEDDDLEFENLQWNRIDMASDDAQKSHKSRHKLHKSSGSSHKTMSRSLSCDSQSKSSVSAPQGSTVDLSKLEMAALWRYWRHFNLVDAIPNPSKEQLVDLVQRHFMSQQLDELQVIMGFVKAAKRLKTVCK from the exons ATGATTGAAGCTGTGGAGAGTTCTATCAATGGCGGGTTCTCCCATTTGCAGAGCTGTGGGGATAGTAGTGAGGAAGAGCTTTCCGTGCTTCCTCGCCATACAAAGGTCGTTGTTACTGGAAACAATCGTACCAAATCCGTCCTTGTTGGACTTCAAGGCGTTGTTAAGAAAGCCGTTGGGCTTGGCGGGTGGCATTGGCTG GTTCTAACAAATGGTATAGAGGTGAAACTACAGCGGAATGCGCTTAGTGTGATCGAGGCTCCGACGGGTAATGAGGAAGACGATGATCTCGAATTTGAGAACTTGCAATGGAATAGAATTGATATGG CATCTGATGACGCCCAAAAATCCCACAAATCAAGGCATAAGTTACACAAATCATCTGGATCATCTCACAAGACAATGAGTAGATCTCTTTCCTGTGACTCACAGTCAAAGAGCTCAGTTTCTGCACCTCAAGGATCCACG GTTGACCTTAGTAAATTGGAGATGGCTGCACTGTGGAGATATTGGCGACACTTTAATCTG GTAGATGCCATTCCAAACCCGTCAAAAGAGCAATTGGTAGACCTAGTTCAGAGGCATTTCATGTCACAG CAACTGGATGAGTTGCAGGTCATAATGGGTTTTGTGAAGGCTGCAAAGAGGCTGAAGACAGTGTGCAAATGA